The genomic stretch ATATCTTCGTCTGATTACTTCTTCTAACATCGCGACATCGCCAGCTAAATCCGCTCCTTTAATTTTAAATCTTCGATATTCACTTTTTTTGGGCTGTGCCTCTTCAAAGACAACTAAAGAACCTACGGCATCCTTACCCGTTAAACAAGATATATCAAATGCCTCAATCCGCTTTGGTAATATAGGTAGATGGAGATAATTCTGGAGCAAGATAAGTATTTTTATATTTTCTTCTGCTTTTTGAGATAAAAGATTTACAGCCGCATTTTTTGTCGCCAGGTCAATGAGATATTTTTTTTCGCCCCGTTTTGGAACAGAAATTTTAACCTTTGCCCCTTTTTTTTCATTCAGCCATTCCTTAATGGTATTTTCTTCTTCTATTCTACCAGGCAAAATTAATTCTTTTGGGATAAATGTCTTTCGTGAATAATATTGTTTGAGAAAAGCAGTTAGTATTTCGCCTACGGATTCTGTTAAGTCTATTTTCAGGAAGTAATGTTCATCTCCAATCAATCTTCCAGCCCTGATTAAGAAAACAACGGCACATATTTGTTTGGGTTCACTCAATTCGGCAATACCAATGATATCCTGGTCAACCTGTGATAGAGAGACAACCTGTTGCCTGGTCATTACATTTTTCAGGGCAAAGATTTGGTCACGAATTATAGCCGATTTCTCAAACCGTAACGCCTGTGCCTCATTCTTCATCTTTATTTTTAGTTCATTGATTAATTCTTCAACCCGACCATTTAAAAACAGGCATACCTGCTCAACCATCTTTTGATAATCTTCTTTGCTAACATTTCCACAACAGGGTGCAAGACATCTTTTAATATCAAAATTAAGGCAGGGTCTTTGCAGTTTTTTACCGGCATTAAGTTTATATTTACAAGTTCTAATCTGGAATATTTCCTGGATTAATTTTAATGTTTGACGCAGATTACCGCTATGAGTATAGGGACCAAAATATTTTGCCCCATCATCCGAAGCTCTCCTTGTGGTGAAAATTCCCGGGAACTCTTCCTGTGTTGTAATTTTAAGGAGCGGATAGGTTTTATCGTCTTTGAAAGTAACATTATATCCTGGTTTATATGTTTTAATCAAATTATTTTCTAATATCAACGCCTCTACTTCAGAATTAGCCACGATATAATCAAAATCCGCAATTTTAGCTCTGAGAATTAAATCTTTGGGCAAGGCAGGTCTTTTTTTCTGGAAATATGACCTGACCCGCTTCGAGAGACAGGTGGCTTTACCAACATAAATTATCTTACCAGCCTTATCCTTAAACAGATATACACCAGGTTCTTGAGGTAAAGATTTAAGTTTAGACTTTAAAGTCATAGCAAGATAAATTTAACATAATAAAGTGATTTTGTAAAGTGTAATTTTTCATTGACCAGAGAGTGAGAATATAGTGGTTACTTGATATTCCTACCTCTGTTTCTTCAAAATGCGAAAGTTAGGATATAATAGAATTTCTGCTAAAGTATTCTTAGAAGATGCAAAAATGAATGAACAGTCCAAAAGCCCCAAAAAGCGAGAGTGTTGCAAATGGTTTTTAGTTATGGTGCGGGTTGAGAAGAATTTTGGGTGATAAAAGATGCCAAAGATATAAAAAAAATTTCCTATCAATTAAAAAAAATGTTGACAAAATAAATAGTTTAATGTATAATTATTACAACAATAGAAGGTTCTCGGATAAAAAGGTTAGGAAGCAGGTATAGAAGTTGGGTTAGAAAGTTGGTGATAGTTGGTTACTTGGACAAATTTCAAGGGGAAAACACTAACTTCCTAACCCCTAAACCAAACGAGCCTTTTAACTTTAATCTCTTTACCCCAAAACGGGGTGAAGAAAAGTTACCTGCTTGAAAAGACTAATAAAATCAACGCTAAATTTTATCCGAGAGCGTTCTAAAACTAAAAGGAGGAATAAAAAAATGAGTAAGGTATTGACAATGGGCATCACAATAATGGTAGTTTCATTATTTATGCTCTTGACAGTAAGTCTATCCTATGGTGGAAGTGGATTACCATGTCAAAAATGGCAATGTCAGGACTGTGGAAAGATATGGGAATGTGCTAAAAACACATGCCCTAATAGAAACTGTAAAGGATACGGTAAGGGACGAGGATTACCATGTCAAAAATGGCAATGTCAGGATTGTGGAGAGATATGGGAATGTGCTAAGAACACATGCCCTAATAGAAACTGTAAAGGATACGGTAAGGGACGAGGATTACCATGTCAAAAATGGCAATGTCAGGATTGTGGAGAGATATGGGAATGTGCTAAGAACACATGCCCTAATAGAAACTGTAAAGGATACGGTAAGGGACGAGGATTACCATGTCAAAAATGGCAATGTCAGGATTGTGGAGAGATATGGGAATGTGCTAAGAACACATGCC from bacterium encodes the following:
- the uvrC gene encoding excinuclease ABC subunit UvrC, with protein sequence MTLKSKLKSLPQEPGVYLFKDKAGKIIYVGKATCLSKRVRSYFQKKRPALPKDLILRAKIADFDYIVANSEVEALILENNLIKTYKPGYNVTFKDDKTYPLLKITTQEEFPGIFTTRRASDDGAKYFGPYTHSGNLRQTLKLIQEIFQIRTCKYKLNAGKKLQRPCLNFDIKRCLAPCCGNVSKEDYQKMVEQVCLFLNGRVEELINELKIKMKNEAQALRFEKSAIIRDQIFALKNVMTRQQVVSLSQVDQDIIGIAELSEPKQICAVVFLIRAGRLIGDEHYFLKIDLTESVGEILTAFLKQYYSRKTFIPKELILPGRIEEENTIKEWLNEKKGAKVKISVPKRGEKKYLIDLATKNAAVNLLSQKAEENIKILILLQNYLHLPILPKRIEAFDISCLTGKDAVGSLVVFEEAQPKKSEYRRFKIKGADLAGDVAMLEEVIRRRYTRVLNEKKPLPDLILVDGGRQQLNIAFKVLSSLGISNIPLISLAKPQKKGEREKIFTHSSCLIPPPDSNVLHLIQQIRNSAHRFAIAYHHQIKRKSAVRAQLR